The segment CCCTGACATAAGACGCATTTTAGCAGAAACAGGTTCCGAAGTAGTGAATGTAGATGACCCTTTCCAGACAAATTCTTAAAAAAGTTAAAAAACCCTTGACATTGCTGGCCTGATCAGGTAAAGTCTGGTTAGAGAAAGTAGCTTGCCCTTTAAACTAGTCCAGAGAGGCCAGTAAGGAAGCTTAGTATTATGGTGTCTGTTTTAGGGATACTCTATGCTCCTGTCTGCTGGCAGGAGCTATTTTTTTGAGCTTCTTTAAAGAAGAAAGGAGGTTGTTTAAGCAGCATTCAGTAATTTTCCAAAGGGCAGCTGCAATCAGAACTGACTAATGGTTAGGAGGATAACTTATGAGAAAATCGATTGACGTTCACGAACGCTTACCATTTTTTCAGATGGTTCCATTAGGATTGCAGCATCTTTTCGCGATGTTTGGCGCGACAGTCTTGGTACCTATATTAACGGGATTATCACCGGCCGTGGCTCTGTTTACTTCTGGTACCGGTACACTTATATTTATTTTTATTACGCAAGGAAAAGTTCCCGCGTATCTAGGTTCATCATTTGCATTTATCGCCCCAATTACAGCAGTTGCCGCTGCTCATGGCCTACCCTACGCACTGGGTGGTGGTTTGATTGTCGGTATAATCTACGGCATAGTTGCTTTTTTCATCTCCCGCGCGGGAACAGGCTGGCTCGATCGAATGCTGCCACCAGTTGTAATCGGTTCAATTATCATCGTAATTGGTCTTGGCTTGGCTCCTACTGCCGTAAGTATGGCTGGATTAGCGGGAGATAACGTCAGCATAGCCAATGTTAACGTTCAAATTGCCCTGTTTACACTTCTGGTTACAGTAATTGGTTCGGTTGTTTTTAAAGGTTTCCTCGCTGTGATTCCAATTCTGATCGGGATTGTAGCAGGATATATTTTTGCCGTATTAAGAGGGGCAGTTGACTTTACTGTTGTGAGTGAGGCAGCCTGGTTTGGACTGCCAAACTTTATGCTTCCCAAATTCAGTTGGGCGGCAATTACTATGATTGCTCCGGTCGCCTTAGTAACCATCGCAGAACATCTGGGTGATGTTTTGGTCTTGAGCAAAATCACAGGACGTGATTTTTATAAAAACCCAGGATTAGCCCGCACACTGCTTGGAGACGGCATAGCATCCTCCTGGGCTGCTCTGTGGGGAGGTCCTCCTAACACAACCTATGGCGAGAACGTTGGTGTTATGGCAATTACCAAGGTATACAGTGTCTGGGTAATCGGTTTAGCCGGAATCTTTGCTGTTCTGCTTTCATTCATACCTAAAGCCGAAGCCTTGATTTCTACTATTCCGGAACCGGTTATGGGTGGAGTATCCATGGTGTTATTCGGTGTAATTGCCTCGTCCGGATTGAGAACGTTAGTTGAAAGCGGAATCGATTATTCGAATAAACGCAATCTCATTATCTCATCAGTAATCTTAACACTGGGAATTGGCGGAGCCGGAATCTCAGCTGGTGCATTTAAGATTCAGGGAATGGCCTTATCAGCTGTAGTAGGTATTCTTATGAATCTGCTTCTCCCTAGAAGTATTGAAAACCAGGAACAAAGAGCAAGAAACTAACAATCAAGAGGAGCCGCTGAGCTCCTCTTCTTTTTATATAATCAAACTGATATTTTGATCAACCCGATTAAGACAATAATGGCACCAGGTATCCATTTCAAAAAGGCTCCCTTTACTGCTGCATCAATTTTTGCTCCCAACAGTAACCCAAGTGAGAGAAAAACCAAACTAAAAGCCATTACAGCGCCAGATGTAAACAATCGGGGAAAATTAAGAACGGAAGCGCCTATTCCAGCAGCAAACGAATCGAACGCTAATGCTAGACCTAGGAAAACCGATTCAAAAAGTGAAATGGTCATAGAGCGGTCATAGTCCGCTTCTAACGGGTCTTTGAAAACACGCATGACTGTTATCACGGATACTTCTTGCACAGGCTCCTGTGGGAGTTCTACTGGTTGGTCTGACTGCTGATAAGTCCGCCAGAGACTGTATAATCCAAGCAGCACCAATATTCCTCCCCCAAATAATTCAGCCCCCTTTGGCGTCATGTTTATGATCAATAAGTCTCCAATGAACATGGCTGAGAGTATTGTCACAAACGAGATTGCACTCAGCATAATCCGGGGCAAAATAGGTATTACAATTTTCGCCATCCCATACGTCATTCCAATAGCCAGAGAATCGAAGCTAACGGCTGCTGCTAAAAGTAAAATTGTGAGCAACTCCAAACTGCACCATCCTTTCTCTCCTCTCCATATACTATGGAGCAGGACATAAGTGGTGCACGCTGGAAGAATCTTGAATTTATTTACCAAAAAGGGCTTGACCTGAGCGAATTCCTGTGGTATATTATAAATTGTGTTAGGGGAGTAGCTCAATTGGTAGAGCACCGGTCTCCAAAACCGGGTGTTGCGGGTTCGAGTCCTGTCTCCCCTGCCACTTCTATCAGACATTTTGATGAAGCCCATCGCTGACACCTGTGCTCCATTGGGCAAAAGTGGGCAAAACAATTATAAACATAATCGGAAAGTCCGGATAAAAACCGGACTTTTTTGTTTATATGAGCATTTAGATTGTCAGCATTGGAGCTCCTCTTTGGGTATAGGATCTAATCAGCCCGTACACCAAACGATCCTCTTCTATTCCTAGGAGTTGAATGCCTTAAAGCTCAATTTAATTCTCAGTTTCTTTACCAATCGATATTATGCACCATAATTTCTATCTATAGTCATTTTATTCCTGTTCGATGAAGTTTGCATTTTCTGCTCCCGATCTATGATATAATAGTGCCAGCAGCTGGATTATATTAATGGAGGATTCTGATGCCATGAGTAAAAAATTAGAATTCCATTGTGATAATTTTCGGGTTAATTATGTCAATAATCCCGGATATTCCAGTGCAAATATGAGCAATTATCATGCTCACGATACATATGAACTCTACTATCTCTGCAATGGCGAACGTTCCTACTATGTTAACGGACAAAGATACTATGTCAAGCGGGGAGAAATCGTTCTAATTAACCGCAATATCATTCATAAAACCTCCACAACAAATGTACCGGATTATGAGCGTATTGTACTGCAAATCCCGGAAGAATTCCTAACCGCCAATGAACTTAACGATATCGATCTGACAGAGTGCTTCAACTACACCACCCCAGTAGTATCTCTTGACAAAAAGAATCAATCGATAATCGAATCAATCCTCTTCAACATCTTAGTCGAATTGAAAACCAGGCCAATGGGCTATCGGTCGGCTATCCAGACATACATAACGCAAGCTTTAATCCATATTCACCGTCATGCCCTATCCGCTAACCACAAGCTGGTGCAGAAAACAAGCGTGGACAAAAAAATCTATGATGTTGTATCCTATATCGGAAATAACTACATGCATGATATTACTCTTCCGCTGCTCTCAGACCAGTTCCATGTCAGCAAATCCCATTTATCCCGCACCTTTAAAAAAGTGACCGGATTAACTATCGTTGAATATCTCAATGCTGTGCGGATCGGTCATGCCCAGAAGCTGTTAAGAAACACCAGTATTTCTATTTCCAAGATCTGCTTTGATACCGGATTTAACAATATCTCTCACTTTAACAGGACATTTAAAAAAGTTACTGGGTACAGTCCAACCGAATTTCGCAAAGTGCAGCAGAGCAAATTCCCCCTCAAAGCAAGTGTATAGGAACCCAATAATTAAGCAGGGACAAAGTACGAACACTGATCCCTGCTTTTCTAATATCGTTCTTTATTTCTATTTACCGCTTAGGATTCCAGCCATCATCGCCTTTAAGGATATTTTCTACTGTATAGTGGCTCGCTTCGGCATCAGTCAGCTGTCTGCTCCATTTTACCCGACTGTCTGGATTAGCTCCCGGTCCATAGCTGTTGTATTCCTCATAGCGGGCTGTCTCTTCGTTGCTGGGTTTGCCCCAATTATGCCATCCGGTCGGCTGTACTACCTCTGACATATAACAGTTGATGTACGCAGTGTGGCCATAAGGACGCCATGGTCTGCCCAACCACACACTGCCCGGATTGACATCTCCGATAATGCGCGAGTTAATGAAAACTAGCCCGAACTCTTTTTCAGGAGGAGTAGATGCTGCGGTAACGTATCCGCCGGTCTTTCTGACATTAACAATGTCGCACTCCTCAAACACCGCTGTTGCCGGACCATAAATAAAATCCACATCTCCTTCAATATGGCACCGGTAAAAGTATAATCTTCCTTGGGTGTTCGCAAACACTGTGTCCTGGTGGGAAACAAACTTGCAGTTCGTAAATACCATCCGATCTCCCCTGAGATCCACAGCAAGAGCCTGACCTGTTCCAACAGGAGCCAAGTTGCTAAAAGTAATGTTCTCGGCTGTAAAGTCATCGCTGAGGATCGCTGTGCTTGCATTGGCAATGCGGTACTGAGCATCGGTGGAATATTGGACATATGGTGTTTCATTGAAATTTAGGATGGTCGTATCACGGTTTTCCCCGATAAAAGTGATCATATCCTTGTCAGCGGGGATAATCAGCTTTTCGTGGTAAAACCCTTCTTTAATATAAACAATTACCCGCTGATCATTAAAGCCGGGTATCGCATCAACCGCTGCCTGGACAGTAGGAAAATTACCTGAGCCATCCTGCGCAACGACTAACTGCATCAGCCACCGCTCTCCTAGGTCCAGATTTGGCGTCGAAATAACATCCATTCCCTGCTCCGGAATACTGACCCTTACCTGCCCGGAAGCATCAATGACCGCAGGTGCAGCGGGTCTTTCGTGCTGATTGAAATCAACATAGTATATCCCCCGATCCTGCGCCTTTAAGTCTGCATAAAACTCAATCTCGGCAGCACGCACTGCCGAAAGGTTATCTTCCCAATAACTGAGAGGCTTCATTCTAAAGTAAAGAGCCCTACTGTCCTCATCTCTTACCGCATAATCTGCTTCGCTTTCGATTTTATACTCCGCAGGAAAACCGATAACTGCGCGAATCAGCACATTTTCCCGATCGGTTACAGCGAAGTTTTCTACCTGAATTGGAATCCGATTATCGGAAACATACTGGCTGAGAGGGTTATCCGCGATTACTGCGGCAATTTGATCAGCCAATTCCGGGTACCGCGTTGGGTCTCTTTTAACCAGCACGTCTCTGGCTGCCATCTTGATTAACGGTGATTCGTTCTCGCAAGCAATCAAATCCAGCAGTCTTGCAACTATCACCTGGTCAAGCACTCCAGAGCGTTCGATCGCTTTTAAAGCCGGTATCCGCATTCCTAAAAGCTGGTTCTGGTCAAAAGCAATCTCAGCTACCCGCGGCAGAGTTTTATTCGCATTTCTGCCAAGAGCGGTGGCCGCCAAATCCTGCCACTCCAAAGTAGGAAGGCGGGAAATGATTTCTTCGATTGTATCGTCGGTAAACGACATAATTCCCGGTGCAGCTTTTCCTGCTGCCACCCGACAGGCCCAGGCAAACCGAGCACTGCTTGAATGGGAGAGCAGCAGCAGATCGATTCCATACTCTCCTGCCGGTTCCCCAAAGGCTCCTAATGCCTCAGCAGCAGCTGTTCTCACATCTTCATCCAAATCAAATAGTGCTTCGCCAAGCGTACTTAAAACCTCTGAATTTGCTATGCCGATTTTGGCTAAGCTGTGAATAGCGTTTACCCGGGTAAATGTATCTTCATCATTATTCACGGAAAACAGCAGCGCGGGTAATGCTCTCGGGCTCTTTATTCTAGCCAAGAACTTGGCAGCTACACCTCTTAACACCTTGGTTTCAGGATCCAAATCCCGCAGCACCTTCTCGATGGCGGTTATTGACGCATCACCTAAATCTTCCAATTTCTGCTCGGCATTTGCTCGGATCGTATTATCCGGTGAAATCAGCAGTTTGACATACTCTATGATTTCCTCATTATCAATAATCCCCGGGTTGCTTCCATCTAATCCGCTTTCGGGGTTGAAACCGGCTCCCAAAACGGTAAAACCTGCAGACACCAGAGACATGATAACAGTAAAAAACACCAGCAAAGATCTCGCAATCTGACTTTGTTTACCCATAATCGTCCTCCTCATGCCAAAAAGGCACATAGCTGTAAAGATGGTTAAATTATAATAAACCCAGGTTAATTATACACCCTACCCATTAACGATTGCTACGCATATTCTTGCATGTTTAGAGAAATTCCACATATTTTTGCACACAAAGGTTTATTAAAAATGCTATCAAAATGTGGTCGAATGAAAATAAGCCCCAAATGAGGGACTTATTTTTCTATACAGCGGATCTCTTAGAGATCACTGATTAGCGGGTTAGTTCCATTTAAATACTCTTCTATATTAGTGTAACCATCGCCATCAAGATCGGCAGCCTGATCTATTCCACCATTGGGATCAAAGCCATACTTGATAGCCCACCAGTTGGGAATTCCATCCATATCGCTGTCCAGAGGCATCCTGAAGCTTCTTAAAAATACCAAACCGCCGACATCGTCCTGAGAATCAATAATGCCTGTTCCTAAACCGGTAGTCTGTCCTCCATAAGCCGCGGTTCCGGTTCTAACTTCTTCGATAATCCGCTTGTCAATTGCATCGCGGCCCGGCAGTGAAGCACCGGCGTGTTTTAAGACCAGCTCAAATGCTTCCTCAGCACTGTGAGTTGTCACATGCGGAACCGGAAATTCTTCATCATGCTTTACGTCTTCGGCTCGGTTTACTCTCGGCTGTACTCCACCAGCCCAGTTATCAGCTGTAATAGCGGGATAGCCATCCACATAGTTATCCGCAATGTACCATTTGCCGCCATTGGAGATCTCAACTATACGATGATTTACACTGCCTCTATTGGTCCCGGGTCCGGGTTTATAATAGTTGGCAATCATATTGTGGTTGCCGCCCTCGCCGCCATACGTGCTGTT is part of the Bacillota bacterium genome and harbors:
- the uraA gene encoding uracil permease — its product is MRKSIDVHERLPFFQMVPLGLQHLFAMFGATVLVPILTGLSPAVALFTSGTGTLIFIFITQGKVPAYLGSSFAFIAPITAVAAAHGLPYALGGGLIVGIIYGIVAFFISRAGTGWLDRMLPPVVIGSIIIVIGLGLAPTAVSMAGLAGDNVSIANVNVQIALFTLLVTVIGSVVFKGFLAVIPILIGIVAGYIFAVLRGAVDFTVVSEAAWFGLPNFMLPKFSWAAITMIAPVALVTIAEHLGDVLVLSKITGRDFYKNPGLARTLLGDGIASSWAALWGGPPNTTYGENVGVMAITKVYSVWVIGLAGIFAVLLSFIPKAEALISTIPEPVMGGVSMVLFGVIASSGLRTLVESGIDYSNKRNLIISSVILTLGIGGAGISAGAFKIQGMALSAVVGILMNLLLPRSIENQEQRARN
- the ytaF gene encoding sporulation membrane protein YtaF, with amino-acid sequence MELLTILLLAAAVSFDSLAIGMTYGMAKIVIPILPRIMLSAISFVTILSAMFIGDLLIINMTPKGAELFGGGILVLLGLYSLWRTYQQSDQPVELPQEPVQEVSVITVMRVFKDPLEADYDRSMTISLFESVFLGLALAFDSFAAGIGASVLNFPRLFTSGAVMAFSLVFLSLGLLLGAKIDAAVKGAFLKWIPGAIIVLIGLIKISV
- a CDS encoding AraC family transcriptional regulator, which encodes MSKKLEFHCDNFRVNYVNNPGYSSANMSNYHAHDTYELYYLCNGERSYYVNGQRYYVKRGEIVLINRNIIHKTSTTNVPDYERIVLQIPEEFLTANELNDIDLTECFNYTTPVVSLDKKNQSIIESILFNILVELKTRPMGYRSAIQTYITQALIHIHRHALSANHKLVQKTSVDKKIYDVVSYIGNNYMHDITLPLLSDQFHVSKSHLSRTFKKVTGLTIVEYLNAVRIGHAQKLLRNTSISISKICFDTGFNNISHFNRTFKKVTGYSPTEFRKVQQSKFPLKASV